The nucleotide sequence GCTCGCCGAGCAACTCGTCACCTCGGTCAACGCCGCCTACAATCCCTCCGCCACCCCGGGCGCGGACTTCTTCGCCCCGGCCGGCACCACCGCCGCCACCATCGCGGTGCGCAGCGGCCTCACCGCCTCCAGCCTCGTCACCGGCACTGGCGCCGCGGGCGATAACACAATCGCGATCGCCGTGGCGGGCCTCGCGAACCAGACTTTCTCCACCGGCTCCGGCGATCTCATCGACGGCACCCTCGGCCAGTTCTATTCCCGCTCCGTCAGCGACCTCGGCCAGGCCCTCGCCACCGCCACCGCCCGCGCCGCCGACCAGGACAAGATCCAGCAGCTCGTCCGCAACCAGCGCGACACCGTCAGCGGCGTCTCCCTCGACGAGGAAATGGCCGACCTCGTGCGCTTCCAGCGCGCCTTCCAGGCCTCCTCCCGCGTCTTCTCCGTCGTCGACGAGCTTCTCGACACCATCGTCAACCGGCTCGGCTAACGCCCCCCATGAGAATCGCCTCCAACACCATCCAGGATAACATCGTCCGCCAGATCCAGTCGCTGGGCGTGCAGACGGCGAAGCTGCAGAACCAGGTGGCGTCCGGCCAGCGCATCACGCAGGCCGATGAGGATCCCGCGGCCGCCGGTCGCGTGCTCAACCAGCAGAGCGAACTCCGCCGTGTCGACCAGTTTGACCGCAACGCCACCCGTGCCCTCGAGATCAGCCAGGCCACGTTTGCCGGGCTCGGCGACGTGAAGGAGATCTCCACCCGCGCCGGCGAACTCGCCACCCTCGGCCGCTCCACCGCCGGCCCGGACGCCCTTCAGGCCTACTCCGCCGAGGTCAACCAACTCATCGAACAGCTGCTGCAGGTCGGCAACACCCGCCTCGGCAGCGATTACCTCTTCGCCGGGACCGCCGTCGACACCCCGCCGTTCTCCGTCACCCGCGACGGCGCCGGCAATGTCACCGCCGCCACCTACGACGGCGACAACGCGACCGCCAACATTCCCCTCTCCGAGGTCGCCAGCGTTTCCCCCTTCAGCAGCGGCGCGACCAACCAGTCCGTGCGCGACTTGCTCAACCAGCTGGTCGGCCTGCGCGACGCCTTCAACGCCAACGACAGCGCCGGCATCGCCACCGCCCAGGCCGCCCTCATCAACGGCGAGGACGACCTCGTCTCCGCCCTCGCCAACACCGGCGCCGTCCAGATGCGCATCGAGGTCAAC is from Lacunisphaera limnophila and encodes:
- the flgL gene encoding flagellar hook-associated protein FlgL, which gives rise to MRIASNTIQDNIVRQIQSLGVQTAKLQNQVASGQRITQADEDPAAAGRVLNQQSELRRVDQFDRNATRALEISQATFAGLGDVKEISTRAGELATLGRSTAGPDALQAYSAEVNQLIEQLLQVGNTRLGSDYLFAGTAVDTPPFSVTRDGAGNVTAATYDGDNATANIPLSEVASVSPFSSGATNQSVRDLLNQLVGLRDAFNANDSAGIATAQAALINGEDDLVSALANTGAVQMRIEVNRTQQQARGDSLVSLVAGETSADLPDTIVRLNQSQVAYQAALQSAASIMKISLLDYIR